One window of the Allorhizobium ampelinum S4 genome contains the following:
- a CDS encoding circularly permuted type 2 ATP-grasp protein, with protein MAFDEMITADGSPRGPYQKYFDWYSSQDPKHLIAKSRDAETIFRKTGITFAVYGHEDSSEKLIPFDLIPRIISGQEWRKLAQGIEQRVLALNAFLDDIYHKQEIIKAGRIPRELIENNVAFLPEMIGFRPPGGVYTHIVGTDIVRTGEGEFYVLEDNARTPSGVSYMLENRETMMQMFPELFQLNKVQRVEDYPYLLRQSLASLAPPGCKGKPRVAVLTPGIYNSAYYEHSFLADMMGVELVEGSDLRVIDGKVKMRTTRGYEAIDVLYRRVDDDFLDPLTFRPDSALGVPGIMDVYRAGNITIANAPGTGISDDKAIYSYMPEIVEFYTGRKAILENVPTWRCSEADSLAYVLEHLEELVVKEVHGSGGYGMLVGPTASKKERVLFAEKLKTRPSNYIAQPTLSLSTVPILVNKGIAPRHVDLRPYVLVSDKVQIIPGGLTRVALKQGSLVVNSSQGGGTKDTWVLED; from the coding sequence TTGGCATTTGATGAAATGATTACGGCGGACGGCAGCCCGCGCGGACCGTACCAGAAATATTTCGACTGGTATTCGAGCCAGGACCCCAAGCATCTGATCGCAAAATCGCGGGATGCGGAAACCATCTTCAGAAAGACCGGCATTACATTCGCCGTGTATGGTCACGAGGATTCCTCGGAAAAGCTCATACCCTTCGATCTCATTCCCCGGATCATTTCCGGCCAGGAATGGCGAAAGCTTGCCCAGGGTATCGAGCAGCGCGTTCTGGCGCTCAATGCCTTTCTGGACGACATCTATCATAAGCAGGAAATCATCAAGGCTGGCCGCATTCCCCGCGAGCTGATCGAGAACAATGTCGCCTTCCTGCCGGAAATGATCGGCTTCCGTCCGCCGGGCGGCGTCTATACCCATATCGTCGGCACCGATATCGTGCGCACCGGCGAGGGCGAATTCTATGTGCTGGAGGATAATGCCCGCACGCCGTCCGGTGTCAGCTATATGCTGGAAAACCGCGAAACCATGATGCAGATGTTTCCCGAACTGTTCCAGCTCAACAAGGTACAGCGGGTCGAGGACTATCCTTATCTGCTGCGCCAGTCGCTGGCTTCGCTGGCACCTCCCGGCTGCAAAGGTAAGCCGCGCGTTGCGGTGCTGACGCCGGGCATCTACAATTCCGCCTATTACGAACATTCCTTCCTGGCCGACATGATGGGCGTGGAACTGGTGGAAGGCTCGGACCTGCGCGTCATCGACGGCAAGGTGAAGATGCGCACCACCCGCGGCTATGAAGCGATCGACGTGCTTTATCGCCGCGTCGATGACGATTTCCTCGATCCGCTGACCTTCCGCCCGGATTCGGCGCTGGGCGTGCCTGGGATCATGGATGTCTACCGCGCCGGCAATATCACCATCGCCAATGCGCCCGGCACCGGCATTTCCGACGATAAGGCGATCTATTCCTACATGCCTGAAATCGTCGAGTTCTATACCGGCCGCAAGGCGATCCTGGAAAACGTGCCGACCTGGCGCTGTTCGGAAGCTGATAGTCTGGCCTATGTGCTCGAGCATCTGGAAGAACTGGTGGTCAAGGAAGTGCACGGCTCCGGTGGCTACGGCATGCTGGTCGGGCCGACCGCCAGCAAGAAGGAGCGGGTGCTGTTTGCTGAAAAGCTGAAGACCCGTCCCAGCAATTACATTGCCCAGCCGACCCTGTCGCTCTCGACCGTGCCGATTCTGGTCAACAAGGGCATCGCGCCCCGGCATGTCGATCTTCGTCCCTATGTGCTTGTCTCCGACAAGGTGCAGATCATTCCCGGCGGTTTGACCCGCGTGGCCCTGAAGCAGGGGTCGCTGGTGGTCAATTCCAGCCAGGGCGGCGGCACCAAGGATACATGGGTATTGGAGGACTGA
- a CDS encoding alpha/beta hydrolase family protein, whose protein sequence is MGYDDASGKQAILTRRGLLGGIAATLAAPSFAHAFDVPAEPRLLHHDYMKMRERFRTRLLQKGPAPDKYEPLTAPAGANRIFYRSGRGGELTLAAWVSSYKRERKLKPAVLFLHGGNAMGAGQWEPLKGYADAGYVVMMPSMRGENGQMGIFSGFYDEVDDVLAAADRLAHLPGVDRERVFLAGHSIGGTLAMLAAMSTHRFRASVPISGNPNAFRFFNRYPEDIRFDDSRPHEFEVRSAVCYAHSFKCPVKLLHAETETSFEDNAALLIKRARAANAIISSQEVEGNHTSEIPHAVEASMQFFHQVAA, encoded by the coding sequence ATGGGATATGACGACGCGTCAGGCAAACAAGCAATACTGACGCGGCGCGGACTGCTTGGCGGCATTGCAGCCACACTGGCCGCACCGTCTTTCGCACATGCTTTTGACGTTCCCGCTGAGCCGCGCCTGCTGCATCACGATTACATGAAAATGCGCGAGCGCTTTCGCACCCGGCTGCTGCAAAAAGGCCCCGCCCCCGACAAATATGAGCCCTTGACCGCACCTGCGGGCGCCAACCGGATTTTCTACCGCTCAGGGCGTGGCGGTGAACTGACCCTGGCGGCCTGGGTGTCCAGCTATAAACGCGAGCGTAAACTGAAGCCCGCCGTGCTGTTCCTGCATGGCGGCAATGCCATGGGTGCTGGCCAGTGGGAGCCGCTGAAAGGCTATGCGGATGCCGGCTATGTGGTGATGATGCCCTCCATGCGCGGTGAAAACGGCCAGATGGGGATTTTCTCCGGCTTTTACGACGAAGTGGATGACGTGCTGGCGGCAGCCGACCGGCTGGCGCATCTGCCCGGTGTAGACCGCGAGCGGGTATTTCTGGCCGGTCACAGCATTGGCGGCACGCTGGCCATGCTGGCCGCGATGAGCACCCATCGCTTCCGCGCCAGCGTGCCGATATCAGGCAATCCGAATGCCTTCCGTTTTTTCAATCGCTATCCAGAAGACATTCGCTTTGACGACAGCCGCCCGCATGAATTCGAGGTGCGCAGTGCCGTCTGCTATGCCCATAGCTTCAAATGCCCGGTGAAACTGCTGCATGCCGAAACCGAAACCAGCTTCGAGGACAATGCCGCCCTGTTGATAAAGCGTGCCCGGGCCGCCAACGCCATCATCTCGTCGCAAGAGGTGGAAGGCAATCACACCAGCGAAATCCCGCATGCGGTGGAAGCCAGCATGCAGTTCTTCCATCAGGTCGCGGCGTGA
- a CDS encoding recombinase family protein — protein sequence MRIGYARVSTSDQNLDLQLQALAQVGCERIFSDQGLSGATRQRPGLMEALAALKSGDTLVIWRLDRLGRSLSHLIEMVTELGERKIGLYSVNECIDTASAGGVLIFHIMGALAQFERSLISERTRAGMSAARQRGSAIGRPVKLTTQDVEVARGAIHGGSVTVQGAARDMGISRATLYRALRRKSAFQ from the coding sequence ATGCGTATTGGTTATGCTCGCGTTTCCACCAGTGATCAGAATCTTGATCTTCAACTCCAGGCGTTGGCGCAGGTGGGATGTGAGAGGATTTTTTCGGATCAGGGGCTCTCCGGCGCGACGCGGCAAAGGCCGGGTTTGATGGAGGCGCTTGCTGCACTCAAATCAGGCGATACGCTGGTGATCTGGCGCCTTGACCGATTGGGGCGCTCTTTGTCGCATCTGATCGAGATGGTCACGGAACTTGGAGAGCGGAAAATCGGCCTTTATTCCGTTAACGAATGTATCGATACGGCTTCGGCTGGCGGCGTTCTGATTTTCCACATCATGGGCGCCCTCGCACAGTTCGAGCGCAGTTTGATTTCCGAGCGGACGCGGGCGGGCATGTCAGCCGCGCGGCAGCGCGGCAGCGCCATAGGGCGGCCCGTCAAACTGACGACGCAGGATGTGGAGGTGGCGCGTGGTGCCATTCATGGTGGATCTGTCACCGTCCAGGGAGCGGCCCGCGACATGGGCATCAGCCGCGCCACGCTCTATCGCGCACTTAGACGCAAGAGCGCCTTTCAGTGA
- a CDS encoding group II truncated hemoglobin produces the protein MSDEKTITLYEAIGGDATVKALVHRFYQLMDTLPEAAHCRAIHPADLTESEEKFYDYITGYLGGPPVYMQKRGHPMLRRRHFVAEIGPQERDEWLLCFRRAMDETIAHEKLREIIGTPIEKLAHHMQNKE, from the coding sequence GTGAGTGACGAGAAGACCATCACGCTTTATGAAGCGATCGGCGGCGATGCGACCGTGAAGGCGCTGGTGCATCGCTTTTATCAGTTGATGGACACGCTGCCGGAGGCGGCGCATTGCCGGGCCATTCATCCGGCTGATCTCACCGAAAGCGAAGAGAAGTTTTACGATTATATCACCGGCTATCTCGGCGGGCCGCCGGTCTATATGCAAAAGCGCGGCCATCCCATGTTGCGGCGTCGGCATTTTGTGGCGGAGATCGGGCCACAGGAGCGCGATGAATGGCTCTTATGCTTTCGCCGCGCCATGGACGAGACCATTGCCCACGAGAAGCTGCGTGAGATCATCGGGACGCCGATTGAAAAGCTTGCCCATCATATGCAGAACAAGGAATAG
- a CDS encoding DUF423 domain-containing protein produces MSLRALRPLLLILSGLFGACGVGLAAAAAHVTGAGNLLGPASSIALTHAPALLGLYLAGDRIRTATLSGLMIGLGVLLFAGDLTVKQWTGQSLFPMAAPTGGIAMMVGWALLALGAFLPRS; encoded by the coding sequence ATGAGCCTGCGCGCATTGAGACCTCTCCTGCTAATCTTGTCCGGCCTGTTCGGCGCCTGCGGCGTCGGGCTGGCGGCAGCGGCGGCGCATGTGACGGGAGCTGGCAATCTGCTTGGCCCCGCCTCCTCGATTGCGCTCACCCATGCCCCCGCCTTGCTGGGGCTTTATCTGGCCGGTGACAGGATTCGCACCGCCACGCTATCCGGCCTGATGATCGGCCTCGGCGTGCTGCTTTTTGCCGGTGATCTCACGGTCAAGCAATGGACCGGCCAGAGCCTGTTTCCTATGGCCGCCCCAACGGGCGGTATTGCGATGATGGTCGGTTGGGCGCTGTTGGCGCTCGGCGCATTTTTGCCGCGCAGCTGA
- a CDS encoding DUF2325 domain-containing protein: MAKHNAPKKKKQTDKRAVTAAPVDDKGGQADIKSFLYVGGRDCQVAHLRQIATNFGAELIHHDGGLREAVSRIDTVLPSVDCVFCPIDCISHDACLRVKSGCKKFGKTFIPLRNGSKSSLERALQTLNDRSDSN, translated from the coding sequence ATGGCAAAACACAATGCGCCGAAAAAGAAGAAGCAGACAGATAAGCGGGCTGTAACGGCTGCCCCGGTTGATGACAAAGGCGGCCAGGCAGATATCAAGAGCTTCCTCTATGTCGGCGGGCGGGATTGCCAGGTGGCGCATCTGCGCCAGATAGCCACGAATTTCGGTGCCGAGCTGATCCATCACGATGGCGGATTGCGGGAAGCTGTTTCGCGCATCGACACTGTGCTGCCTTCGGTGGACTGCGTGTTCTGCCCGATCGACTGTATCAGCCATGATGCGTGTCTGCGGGTGAAGAGTGGCTGCAAGAAATTCGGCAAGACCTTCATTCCGCTGCGCAACGGCTCGAAATCCAGCCTGGAACGGGCGCTTCAGACGTTGAACGACCGCTCTGACAGCAATTAA
- a CDS encoding NAD(P)-dependent oxidoreductase — translation MRKLEPGVKAGRLDAADYVKNFSDLHPRLGDHEALVASDRCYFCYDAPCMTACPTSIDIPLFIRQISTGNPTGSAKTIFDQNILGGMCARVCPTEQLCEEACVRNTAEERPVEIGRLQRYATDLAIEHGHQFYTAAASTGKTIAVVGAGPAGLACAHRLAMHGHSVTIYDTRPKAGGLNEYGIAAYKTPEGFAQAEVDYILSIGNIDVLHGQMLGRDFTLADLKAKFDAVFLGTGLGNVNMLTIPGADTNGVMDAVEFIAHLRQANAKSDVPVGRDVVVIGGGMTAIDAGVQAKLLGAENVTICYRRGKEHMNASDYEQDLAASKGVQIRHWLQPKEVAHHGGHVASISFEYTHLENGLMKGTGHITEIKADQILVAIGQKLDPEGQDSLAMQGGKIAVDAEGRTSLAGVWAGGDCAFGGQDLTVSAVAMGRDAAESINLTLAADASGVSAVA, via the coding sequence ATGCGAAAACTGGAACCGGGCGTGAAGGCCGGGCGGCTTGACGCTGCCGATTATGTGAAAAACTTCTCTGACCTGCATCCGCGCCTGGGCGACCATGAAGCGCTTGTTGCCTCTGACCGCTGCTATTTCTGTTATGACGCGCCCTGCATGACGGCCTGTCCGACCTCAATCGACATCCCGCTGTTCATCCGGCAGATCTCGACCGGTAATCCAACCGGCTCGGCCAAGACGATTTTCGATCAGAACATCCTTGGCGGCATGTGCGCCCGCGTCTGTCCCACCGAACAGCTCTGCGAAGAGGCCTGCGTGCGCAACACCGCCGAAGAGCGCCCGGTGGAAATCGGTCGCTTGCAGCGTTATGCGACAGATCTGGCCATTGAACATGGCCACCAGTTCTACACAGCCGCTGCCTCGACCGGAAAGACCATTGCCGTGGTCGGTGCCGGTCCTGCCGGGCTTGCCTGCGCGCATCGGCTGGCCATGCACGGCCATTCCGTCACCATCTACGACACCCGCCCCAAGGCAGGCGGGCTGAACGAATATGGCATCGCCGCCTACAAAACCCCTGAGGGCTTTGCCCAGGCGGAAGTGGATTACATTCTCTCCATCGGCAATATCGACGTGCTGCATGGCCAGATGCTGGGCCGCGACTTCACGCTCGCCGACCTCAAGGCCAAGTTCGATGCGGTGTTTCTCGGCACCGGCCTTGGCAATGTCAACATGCTGACCATTCCCGGCGCCGATACCAATGGCGTCATGGATGCGGTGGAGTTCATTGCTCATCTGCGCCAGGCGAACGCCAAGAGCGATGTGCCGGTTGGACGCGATGTCGTCGTCATTGGCGGCGGCATGACCGCCATCGATGCGGGCGTGCAGGCTAAGTTGCTGGGTGCGGAAAACGTCACCATCTGCTACCGCCGTGGCAAGGAGCATATGAACGCCTCGGATTATGAGCAGGACCTTGCCGCCTCCAAGGGCGTGCAGATCCGCCATTGGCTCCAGCCAAAAGAAGTTGCGCATCACGGCGGCCATGTCGCCTCGATCAGCTTTGAATATACCCATCTGGAAAACGGTCTGATGAAGGGCACTGGGCACATCACCGAGATCAAGGCCGACCAGATCCTCGTCGCCATCGGCCAGAAGCTCGACCCGGAAGGCCAGGACAGCCTTGCGATGCAAGGCGGCAAGATCGCTGTGGATGCAGAGGGTCGCACATCGCTTGCCGGTGTCTGGGCGGGCGGTGACTGCGCCTTCGGCGGCCAGGACCTGACGGTCTCCGCCGTTGCTATGGGCCGCGACGCGGCTGAAAGCATCAACCTGACGCTTGCTGCGGACGCCTCCGGCGTCAGCGCCGTCGCCTGA
- the preA gene encoding NAD-dependent dihydropyrimidine dehydrogenase subunit PreA, whose product MADIRNNFVGIKSPNPFWLASAPPTDKAYNVERAFKAGWGGVVWKTLGSEGPPVVNVNGPRYGAIWGADRRLLGLNNIELITDRPLQVNLQEMKMVKMNWPDRALIASIMVPCEEEEWRAILPLVEETGADGIELNFGCPHGMSERGMGAAVGQVPEYIEMVVRWCKQYSRMPVITKLTPNITDIRKPARAAKAGGTDAVSLINTINSIVSVDLDSFAPNPSVGGKGSHGGYCGPAVKPIALNMVAEIARDPETYGLPISGIGGITTWRDAAEFLALGAGNVQVCTAAMTYGFKIVEEMITGLSDWMDAKGHASLDDICGRAVPNVTDWQYLNLNYIAKAQIDQDACIKCGRCHIACEDTSHQAITSIVDGARKFEVMEDECVGCNLCVNVCPVENCITMVGLEPGMLDQRTGKPVDPNYANWTTHPNNPMAVQAAE is encoded by the coding sequence ATGGCTGATATCAGAAATAATTTCGTCGGCATCAAATCACCCAACCCCTTCTGGCTGGCCTCTGCGCCACCGACCGACAAGGCCTATAATGTCGAGCGCGCCTTCAAGGCGGGCTGGGGCGGCGTGGTGTGGAAAACCCTCGGCTCGGAAGGCCCGCCGGTCGTCAATGTCAATGGTCCGCGCTACGGGGCCATCTGGGGGGCGGACCGCCGCCTGCTGGGTCTCAACAATATCGAGCTGATCACCGACCGGCCCTTGCAGGTCAATCTTCAGGAAATGAAGATGGTCAAGATGAACTGGCCGGACCGCGCCCTGATCGCCTCAATCATGGTGCCCTGCGAGGAGGAAGAGTGGAGGGCGATCCTGCCGCTGGTTGAAGAAACCGGGGCTGACGGCATTGAGCTGAATTTCGGCTGTCCGCACGGCATGTCGGAACGCGGCATGGGGGCCGCCGTCGGTCAGGTGCCAGAATATATCGAAATGGTTGTGCGCTGGTGCAAGCAATATAGCCGCATGCCCGTCATTACCAAGCTGACGCCGAACATTACCGATATCCGCAAACCGGCCCGCGCGGCCAAGGCTGGCGGCACCGATGCAGTTTCGCTGATCAACACCATCAATTCCATCGTCTCCGTCGATCTCGACAGCTTTGCCCCCAACCCCAGCGTTGGCGGCAAGGGCAGCCATGGCGGTTATTGCGGCCCGGCGGTCAAGCCGATTGCGCTGAACATGGTGGCGGAAATCGCCCGCGACCCGGAAACCTACGGCCTGCCGATCTCAGGCATCGGCGGCATCACCACCTGGCGCGATGCGGCAGAGTTTTTGGCGCTCGGCGCTGGCAATGTACAGGTCTGCACCGCCGCCATGACCTATGGCTTCAAGATCGTTGAGGAAATGATCACAGGCCTGTCCGACTGGATGGATGCCAAGGGTCACGCATCGCTGGATGACATCTGTGGCCGCGCCGTTCCCAATGTCACCGACTGGCAATATCTCAACCTCAACTATATCGCCAAGGCGCAGATCGATCAGGATGCCTGCATCAAATGTGGCCGCTGTCATATCGCATGCGAGGATACGTCTCATCAGGCAATCACCAGCATTGTCGATGGTGCGCGCAAGTTCGAGGTGATGGAAGACGAATGCGTCGGCTGCAATCTCTGCGTCAACGTCTGTCCGGTCGAAAACTGCATCACCATGGTTGGGCTTGAACCCGGCATGCTGGACCAGCGCACTGGCAAGCCAGTCGATCCGAACTATGCCAACTGGACGACACATCCCAATAATCCGATGGCGGTGCAGGCAGCGGAATAA
- a CDS encoding putative bifunctional diguanylate cyclase/phosphodiesterase: MMIISAWAGNIVGSVRKLASFYWPALIVCAAVFVTIFAIESQNRKAYLEDRKAAISDKLSPVRARLEGNIKADIKMLQGLLAVLETEPDMSQARFSAIGRRFFSRPVRLRSISLSYDMRTRLTYPFILNQAGHDFTANPQEQKAAVQAENSNIYVITEPMNLPTTGNSLVIFYPIASSSLNEPASTSPDLPDQTSPQDKPFSHGLLRGTVDVERLFRESGLYDLDLNVALYAGSDTQNAVSRAFFGDPALIGASAVRMEVSIGAQTWILAAAPKGGWQQPANEIWFRQLVMFILALAIITPFLWVAHLLMERQANIAELNEQERELRTLSQRLQIALDASQIGVWEMDIGSLALTWDNRMRQLYDCDPSRPIEIREDWSNCLHPEDRESATHALATAIRTGSNYSTEFRILDRSGQIRHIRSFGSIYRDADFRKKIVGVNWNITADVKLHEALHDAKTALEAQNQELENARQIMEHTSLHDPLTGLANRRFLDRHLAEIEDLRGNGKSVALLHIDLDRFKEINDTLGHAAGDAMLRHAASQINAHMSPGDFAARIGGDEFVVVKHDESSQAAARILGETLIDAINQPIHWEGQECRVSASIGIAQSCNNHPHLEQALINADIALYEAKRRGKNRLEFFSDTLKEATLSTKRTADAILRSLADHDFIPYFQPQFDAHTMQITGVEALARWQHPQLGLLPPIAFLSVAESLNVVAAIDNSILEQSLAQARRWQEHGLDTPHVSVNISAQRLFDDGLFAHLRDTPLPAGGLAFELLESISFDDKAEAAAIAISQIKILGIDIEIDDFGTGYSSILSLLKLSPRRLKIDRQLTLPIIESKQQRRLIGSIVEIGRSLGIEIIAEGVETMQHADILRDLGCHTLQGFGLARPMNGDDLFALLKRRSLDRKQDAIAL, translated from the coding sequence ATGATGATCATTTCTGCCTGGGCCGGTAACATTGTGGGAAGTGTCAGGAAGCTTGCCAGCTTCTACTGGCCCGCTTTGATTGTTTGCGCTGCGGTTTTCGTCACTATTTTTGCAATCGAAAGTCAAAATCGCAAAGCCTATCTGGAAGACAGGAAGGCCGCGATTTCCGACAAGCTCAGCCCCGTCCGCGCCCGGCTGGAAGGCAATATCAAGGCTGACATCAAGATGCTTCAGGGCCTGCTTGCCGTGCTTGAAACCGAGCCGGACATGAGTCAGGCCCGGTTTTCCGCCATTGGCCGGCGATTTTTCTCCAGGCCTGTCCGGTTGCGCTCGATCAGTCTTTCCTACGACATGCGGACAAGACTGACCTATCCGTTCATTCTCAACCAGGCTGGGCATGATTTTACCGCCAACCCGCAAGAGCAAAAAGCCGCCGTCCAGGCCGAGAACAGCAATATCTATGTCATCACAGAGCCGATGAACCTGCCGACAACAGGCAATAGTCTCGTTATCTTTTACCCCATCGCATCATCGAGCCTCAACGAACCGGCCAGCACGTCACCAGACTTGCCGGACCAGACGTCCCCTCAGGATAAGCCCTTCAGCCATGGCCTGCTGCGTGGCACCGTCGATGTGGAGCGGCTGTTTCGCGAAAGTGGCCTCTACGACCTCGATCTGAATGTCGCGCTTTACGCCGGTTCCGATACGCAGAACGCAGTCAGCAGGGCGTTTTTCGGCGATCCCGCACTGATCGGCGCCAGCGCGGTGCGCATGGAGGTCAGTATCGGCGCACAGACCTGGATATTGGCGGCAGCGCCCAAGGGTGGCTGGCAACAACCTGCCAACGAAATCTGGTTCCGCCAGCTGGTAATGTTCATCCTGGCGCTGGCAATCATCACGCCTTTCCTGTGGGTCGCGCATCTGCTGATGGAACGGCAGGCCAATATTGCCGAGCTCAACGAGCAGGAACGGGAACTGCGCACTCTGTCACAACGATTGCAAATCGCGCTCGACGCCTCGCAAATCGGTGTGTGGGAAATGGATATCGGCAGCCTCGCCCTGACCTGGGACAATCGCATGCGCCAGCTCTACGATTGTGATCCGTCCCGTCCGATTGAAATCCGCGAGGATTGGAGCAACTGTCTCCATCCAGAGGATCGGGAAAGCGCCACTCACGCTCTGGCCACGGCCATCCGCACGGGCTCCAATTACTCGACCGAGTTCCGCATTCTGGATCGCAGCGGCCAGATACGCCATATCCGCTCCTTCGGCTCGATCTATCGCGATGCCGATTTTCGCAAGAAGATCGTTGGCGTGAACTGGAACATCACCGCGGATGTCAAACTGCATGAAGCCCTGCACGATGCCAAAACCGCGCTCGAGGCCCAGAACCAGGAACTGGAAAACGCCCGGCAGATCATGGAACATACGTCTCTGCACGATCCCCTCACCGGACTTGCAAACCGACGCTTCCTCGACCGGCATCTGGCAGAGATCGAAGACCTCAGGGGTAACGGCAAATCTGTCGCTCTGCTGCATATCGATCTCGACAGGTTCAAGGAGATCAACGACACGCTGGGCCACGCGGCGGGTGATGCCATGCTGCGCCATGCTGCCAGCCAGATCAACGCCCACATGTCGCCGGGCGATTTTGCCGCGCGCATCGGCGGCGACGAATTCGTGGTGGTCAAGCACGATGAGAGCAGCCAGGCCGCAGCCCGCATCCTTGGCGAAACCCTGATCGACGCCATCAACCAGCCGATCCATTGGGAGGGCCAGGAATGCCGTGTTAGCGCCAGCATCGGCATTGCCCAGTCCTGCAACAACCACCCGCATCTGGAACAGGCATTGATCAATGCCGATATCGCGCTTTACGAGGCAAAACGGCGCGGAAAGAACCGGCTGGAATTCTTTTCCGACACGTTGAAGGAAGCGACCCTTTCCACCAAGCGCACCGCCGACGCCATTCTGCGCTCGCTGGCCGATCACGATTTCATTCCCTATTTCCAGCCGCAATTTGACGCGCACACCATGCAGATTACTGGCGTCGAGGCGCTCGCGCGCTGGCAACATCCGCAGCTTGGCCTGTTGCCGCCGATTGCATTCCTGTCGGTGGCCGAAAGCCTGAATGTCGTGGCCGCCATCGACAACAGCATTTTGGAACAATCGCTTGCCCAGGCCCGCCGCTGGCAGGAGCATGGGCTGGATACGCCGCATGTCTCGGTCAATATCTCTGCCCAGAGATTGTTCGACGACGGCCTTTTTGCCCATCTGCGCGATACGCCGCTTCCTGCTGGCGGCCTTGCTTTCGAGTTGCTGGAATCGATCTCCTTCGATGACAAGGCGGAAGCCGCGGCCATCGCCATCAGCCAGATCAAGATCCTCGGTATCGATATCGAGATCGATGATTTCGGCACCGGCTATTCCTCGATCCTCAGCCTTTTGAAACTCTCGCCCCGACGCTTGAAAATCGACCGGCAATTGACCCTGCCGATCATCGAGAGCAAGCAACAGCGACGGTTGATCGGCTCTATCGTCGAAATCGGTCGGTCGCTTGGCATTGAAATCATTGCCGAAGGTGTCGAAACCATGCAGCATGCCGACATTCTGCGCGATCTCGGCTGTCATACCTTACAGGGCTTTGGCCTCGCCCGCCCGATGAACGGCGATGACCTGTTCGCGCTTTTGAAGCGCCGGTCCCTGGACCGTAAACAGGACGCCATCGCGCTCTGA
- a CDS encoding DMT family transporter, with amino-acid sequence MTASTISPAPQKDTAKDRHNSHARGREKLKAHLAVLLFAVLLATSFSFGGMATHMIDPIAVQALRYIVTIALTAFLCFRVKRYPLKAPRRPVRFVIIGALMATYMISMFIALQFTAPVATGAIFTMMPLMSAGFAWLLMRQKTRGRVMVSLVIAAIGAIWVIFRGDVQALIHFDIGKGELIYLVGVTAHAIYVPLLRKFNENEPALIFMLWSAVGTLAFILVPGLPRLIALDYASISWLGWGLVLYLAVVTTLITFLLLQYASQRLPAPKVLAYSYLTPSFIIVLEGAMGHGWAPMAVFAGALITAAGLLAMAMLPD; translated from the coding sequence GTGACAGCATCGACGATTTCCCCTGCGCCTCAAAAAGACACCGCAAAAGACCGGCACAACAGCCATGCCCGTGGCCGCGAGAAACTGAAGGCCCATCTGGCCGTTCTGCTGTTTGCCGTGTTGCTCGCCACCTCCTTTTCCTTCGGTGGCATGGCGACCCACATGATCGATCCGATTGCGGTCCAGGCGCTACGCTATATCGTCACCATCGCGCTGACCGCTTTCCTGTGCTTCCGCGTCAAGCGCTATCCGCTCAAAGCGCCGCGTCGCCCGGTCCGCTTCGTGATTATCGGCGCGCTGATGGCCACCTATATGATCAGCATGTTCATCGCCCTGCAATTTACCGCCCCTGTGGCGACCGGGGCGATCTTCACGATGATGCCGCTGATGAGCGCAGGCTTTGCCTGGCTATTGATGCGCCAGAAAACCCGTGGCCGGGTGATGGTCAGCCTGGTGATTGCCGCCATCGGCGCGATCTGGGTGATCTTTCGCGGCGATGTGCAGGCGCTGATCCATTTCGACATCGGCAAGGGTGAGCTGATCTACCTCGTCGGCGTCACCGCGCATGCGATTTACGTGCCTCTGCTGCGCAAATTCAACGAGAACGAACCGGCGCTGATCTTCATGCTGTGGTCGGCGGTGGGGACGCTGGCCTTCATTCTGGTGCCGGGCCTGCCCCGGCTGATCGCCCTCGATTATGCCTCGATCTCCTGGCTTGGCTGGGGTCTGGTGCTCTATCTGGCTGTGGTGACGACGCTGATTACCTTCCTTCTGCTGCAATATGCCTCGCAGCGCCTGCCCGCCCCCAAAGTGCTGGCCTATAGCTATCTGACGCCGAGTTTCATCATTGTGCTGGAAGGCGCCATGGGCCATGGCTGGGCGCCGATGGCCGTATTTGCCGGGGCGCTAATCACCGCCGCCGGACTTCTCGCCATGGCCATGTTGCCAGACTGA